One Streptomyces sp. NBC_00223 genomic window carries:
- a CDS encoding rhomboid-like protein, with translation MAPEIPETSPPPPGRAVLPSALYRRFASADPRRLITGWVRATPGTHIWLLILAITSGIAAGMSPHLRSYLLHHLSTNLVELRSHPIRVLIASALWIETPSGFAFYAVLFELVHATAERWLGTLRWLLVAAIAHVGATVVSQKAVLFGIRDDRLPRSLAHTVDIGVSYGLAGVIGVLAYRVPRPWRWGYLAGVLIFFGTPVLNNGTFTDLGHLTAVLIGLCCYGLTPPGRSRLPSL, from the coding sequence ATGGCACCGGAAATACCGGAGACCTCCCCGCCCCCACCGGGCCGCGCGGTCCTCCCCTCCGCCCTGTACCGCCGCTTCGCCTCCGCGGACCCGCGGCGCCTGATCACGGGCTGGGTCCGTGCCACCCCCGGTACCCACATCTGGCTGCTGATCCTCGCGATCACCAGCGGGATCGCCGCCGGGATGTCCCCGCATCTGCGGTCGTATCTTCTGCACCACCTCAGCACCAACCTCGTGGAGCTGCGCAGTCACCCGATCCGCGTACTGATCGCCAGCGCGCTGTGGATCGAGACGCCGTCCGGCTTCGCCTTCTACGCCGTGCTCTTCGAGCTGGTGCACGCCACCGCCGAACGCTGGCTCGGCACCCTGCGCTGGCTGCTCGTCGCGGCGATCGCGCATGTGGGGGCCACGGTGGTCAGCCAGAAGGCCGTGCTCTTCGGCATCCGCGACGACCGGCTGCCGCGCTCGCTGGCCCACACCGTCGACATCGGGGTCAGCTACGGGCTCGCGGGCGTCATCGGCGTCCTCGCCTACCGGGTGCCCCGGCCGTGGCGCTGGGGCTATCTGGCCGGGGTGCTGATCTTCTTCGGGACGCCGGTGCTCAACAACGGCACGTTCACCGATCTGGGCCATCTGACGGCCGTGCTGATCGGCCTGTGCTGTTACGGGCTCACGCCGCCGGGCCGCAGCCGCCTGCCGTCGCTGTAG
- a CDS encoding ABC transporter permease subunit produces MSLTTALPKAPPASGPVFYHPTVARLTYRALLGRRRALLLFALPLLLLVIAAAVRALSGADDSTANNLLQGFALSAMVPLVGVIAGTGAIGPEIDDGAIVYLLAKPVRRSTIVFTKLLVAIGVTVAFSAVPTLIAGYILNGNGQNLAVAFAIGTVVASVAYAAIFLLLGVLTRHAVVVGLVYALVWETVIGGFVSGAQTLSVQQWSLAVTRTIAHGDLVTSAVSLPTGIVLLAGVTVATTWFAGHRLRTLKLAGEE; encoded by the coding sequence ATGTCCCTCACCACCGCGCTCCCCAAGGCGCCGCCGGCCTCCGGACCCGTCTTCTACCACCCCACCGTGGCCCGGCTCACCTATCGCGCGCTGCTCGGCCGTCGCCGCGCCCTGCTGCTCTTCGCGCTGCCGCTGCTCCTGCTGGTCATCGCCGCCGCCGTCCGCGCGCTCAGCGGCGCCGACGACTCCACCGCGAACAATCTGCTCCAGGGCTTCGCGCTCAGCGCGATGGTGCCGCTGGTCGGCGTCATCGCGGGCACCGGCGCGATCGGCCCGGAGATCGACGACGGCGCGATCGTCTATCTGCTGGCCAAGCCGGTCCGACGGTCGACCATCGTCTTCACCAAGCTGCTGGTCGCCATAGGCGTGACTGTCGCCTTCTCCGCCGTCCCCACCCTGATCGCCGGGTACATCCTCAACGGCAACGGGCAGAACCTCGCGGTCGCCTTCGCGATCGGCACCGTGGTCGCGTCCGTCGCCTATGCGGCGATATTCCTGCTGCTCGGGGTGCTCACCCGGCACGCGGTCGTGGTCGGTCTGGTCTACGCCCTGGTGTGGGAGACCGTGATCGGCGGCTTTGTGTCGGGCGCGCAGACCCTCAGCGTCCAGCAGTGGTCGCTGGCCGTCACCCGGACGATCGCCCATGGCGACCTGGTCACCTCGGCGGTGTCGCTGCCGACCGGGATCGTGCTGCTCGCGGGGGTCACGGTCGCCACGACCTGGTTCGCGGGCCACCGGCTGCGGACCCTCAAGCTCGCCGGGGAGGAGTGA